The following are encoded together in the Streptomyces rapamycinicus NRRL 5491 genome:
- a CDS encoding type I polyketide synthase: MTTPNNELVEALRASVKEVERLRQRNRHLTETSREPLAIVGMSCRFPGDVRSPEDLWRLVGSGGDAMGPLSDDRGWDLDALYSPDPDRPGTSYVREGGFVRDVADFDAGFFGINPREALAMDPQQRLLLETSWEAFERAGIDATALRGSRTGVFVGAAQLGYGSGASAVDDEVEGYLLTGGAASVVSGRVAYTLGLEGPAVSVDTACSSSLVALHLAGQSLRQNECSMALVAGVSVMSVPTMFVEFSRQRGLAVDGRCKAFSAAADGTAWGEGVGVLLLERLSDARRLGHQVLAVVRGTAVNQDGASNGLTAPNGLAQQRVIRQALAAAQMSADAVDLVEAHGTGTSLGDPIEAQALLATYGQDRPADRPLWLGTVKSNIGHTQTAAGVAGVIKAVMAIRHRTLPRTLHVDEPTPHVDWSAGAVSLLAEPLPWPETGRPRRAGVSSFGISGTNAHVIVEQAPDAPPREEADPAVRHGLTGTAPTPLPWVLSARSGQALRAQAERLRAFLDDRPEARPADVGVALATLRAGLERRAVLFAADEEGFRRALDALAADEPDPDTVTGTVAEGECAFLFPGQGSQRVGMGRELYETYPVFAAAFDAVCERLETATPLKGVVFGADQELLDRTEYAQPALFAVEVALFRLLESWGVRPDYLLGHSVGELAAAHVSGVLSLPDACRLVAARGRLMQALPPGGAMVSVRAAEAEVRESLTGYDQVAVAAVNGPEATVISGAEAEVAAVASRWEEAGRRVKRLRVSHAFHSPLMDAMLEPFRRVAESVSYEPPRIAIVSDLTGRVVGAAEIRTADYWVRHVRECVRFHDGMSRLAGQGVATCLELGPAGALSAMGQESVSASCALIPLLREGRPEAASVRSAVASGHVRGVAVDWTALLPAGARRVDLPTYPFQRQRYWLDGGAPAGDVTALGLSSAGHPLLGAAVTPADHDGLVLTGRLSLAGQPWLGGHVVGDTVLLPGTAFAELALRAAQLTGCDRLDELALETPLVLPRDGSVQLQLTVGAPDDRGRRPLEIYSRPGDATADQEADGWTRHARGALAATHEAATREAATDGCAWASAWPPPHAEPLDVTGLYPGLAEAGFRYGPAFRAVRAAWAVGDDIYAEVALPEEHRTEAGRYGLHPALLDAALHPVSLLAEPGRAAARLPFLWTTVRLHAAGADTVRVRLSPSAEDALSVEVADETGAPLLSVESLLFRQVSEEQFAGAARAALRRSLFRTVWSPVEPAAGDAAAGDTSAAPDIRMWDDAVASAGPPPDVVVVPAPVPGGDDPATAAHTATRQVLAALRSWLSDERFAGTRLAVVTSGAVAVSEEETADPAGAAVWGLVRSAQSEHPGRIVLVDLTSCDDVHGPGLTGALAAVLASGEPQMAVRGGTVLVPRLRGVSVSEGGEVFGARGAALITGGTGALGGVVARHLVVERGVRRLVLVSRRGVEAPGAVGLREELLELGAEVSVVACDVGDRGALAGVVAGVGDLAWVVHAAGVLDDGVVGSLTAERLDAVLRPKVDAAWYLHELTAGLDLSAFVLFSSASGTLGGPGQANYAAANAFLDALAGRRRAHGLPALSLAWGPWEQGAMGMAGELSRADAERMRRAGLGALSADEGLALFDAALPARDSVLLPMRLDTAALRHRPDHVPPLLADLVPAPVRRAARAASGSAVRDRLRSLPADQRDQALLDFVRRQTAAALGHRSSDGIDPQRPFGELGFDSLTGVDLRNRLNEATGLLLPATLVFDYPTPAALAAQLGGELFGGEADAVVVPSSGAGVASDEPLAIVGMACRFPGGVESPEGLWDLVASGGDGVSVFPVDRDWDVEALYDRDPGRWGKSYVREGGFLYGAAEFDAEFFGISPREAVAMDPQQRLLLEVVWEALESGGLVPGELRGRDVGVYAGVMYYDYASRLGVLPEGVEGYVGTGNTASVLSGRVAYALGFEGPAVTVDTACSSSLVALHMAGQALRAGECSMAVVGGVTVMSSPGTFVEFSRQRGLAVDGRCKSFAGAADGTGWSEGVGVLVVERLSEARRRGHRVVAVVRGSAVNQDGASNGLTAPNGPSQQRVIRQALGRAGVVAGEVDVVEGHGTGTVLGDPIEAQALQAVYGRERSGGEPLWLGSVKSNIGHAQAAAGVAGVIKMVMAMRHGVLPGTLHVDEPSPHVDWSSGGVSLLREAREWPEVGERPRRAGVSSFGISGTNAHVILEQAPETGPTETQREAITPETRDSPETTVTPEISEISETSEPPDRDRTRPVVPLLLSARSAQALRRQALRLRDHLIAHPGLRPVDVGWSLVSTRSFFPFRGAVVAAERADVLQGLSALYDDLPAANTFHVNATATATATDRGTAFVFTGQGAQRVGMGRELYDTYPVFAEAFDAVCDRVPLPLKDVVFGAGQELLDRTEYAQPALFAVETALLRLLESWGIRPDCVMGHSLGELTAAHAAGVLDLDDACALVSARARLMQAAPDGGAMVAIRASEEEVRESLVGLESFVSVAAVNGPAATVVSGDLDAVLDIADQWVAEGRRTRRLRVSHAFHSPHMEDMLDEFRAVADGLTYRPPSIPLVSNLTGVPVPAEEVCSADYWTRHVRETVRFHEGVRSLRDLGVRTCLELGPDGVLSAMAQDCLADVADADDILLVPVLRSGRPEAEALVGAVAQASAHGVRVDWSALFAGARTVELPTYAFARDRYWMRDGRADQPAPQEREDRFWAAVECGDLGTLAEALGVTDPDGRATLDAALPALSAWRARDRSQDLRDGLRYRIGWEPLPGVDADGPPVLDGTWLLVVPGQRGTDAVLSEGAALGADAALDGDGALDGDAVPDEDDVVRRVARGLERHGARVRLVTADGDSLTESLKAASADAVRGMVALPRTGSWAVELVRAADELGLEAPLWWLTHGAVGVAPSEPAPSASAALLWGLGRVAALEHPERWGGLVDLPERLDARALTRLCRVLTSSTGEDQVAIRSAGALGRRLVRADAQTERNTQNPQNPQNTQNPQSIENPQSAENTENTENTAGPRWNPAGTVLVTGGIEGVGAHVARWLAADGARHLVLTGDGSDSHGLAAELGAAGARVTVASCPLDDRDALARLLAEYPPDAIVHTEGVVEDHPVVGLPGARYDELVSGRLAGLTHLYELAEDLELSAFVVFSSITGTVGGVGQAVRAMTEAYADALAGRRAARGLPVTSVAWGPWSTDALAGRLLELGLGSLEPAEGIAVLRRTVGGAEGTVLAAAVDWERFGEVFTTARPSRLFDLLPEFATGRRPGAFDAQTGPRTVASELWEASGPERDRMLLDVVRGQAAAVLGHPSAAEVDGERAFLEMGFASLGAIELRDRLTAATGLTLPATVVYDCPTPVALAGYLSAELAAAQAAGE; the protein is encoded by the coding sequence ATGACCACACCGAACAACGAACTTGTCGAGGCGCTTCGGGCATCCGTCAAGGAAGTCGAGCGGCTTCGGCAGCGGAACCGCCATCTGACCGAGACCTCTCGTGAACCCCTGGCGATCGTGGGCATGAGCTGCCGTTTCCCCGGTGACGTCCGGTCCCCGGAGGACCTGTGGCGGCTCGTGGGCTCCGGCGGTGACGCGATGGGCCCGCTGTCGGACGACCGGGGCTGGGACCTGGACGCGCTCTACAGCCCGGACCCGGACCGGCCCGGGACGAGCTATGTCCGCGAGGGAGGGTTCGTCCGTGACGTCGCCGACTTCGACGCCGGCTTCTTCGGCATCAACCCCCGCGAGGCGCTCGCCATGGACCCGCAGCAGCGGCTGCTGCTGGAGACGTCCTGGGAGGCGTTCGAACGGGCGGGGATCGACGCCACCGCTCTGCGTGGCAGCCGTACGGGGGTGTTCGTCGGCGCTGCCCAGCTCGGCTACGGGTCCGGGGCGAGCGCGGTGGACGACGAGGTGGAGGGCTATCTGCTGACCGGGGGAGCGGCGAGCGTGGTCTCCGGCCGGGTGGCCTACACCCTGGGGCTGGAGGGCCCCGCGGTGAGCGTGGACACGGCGTGCTCGTCCTCCCTGGTGGCGCTCCATCTGGCAGGCCAGTCGCTGCGGCAGAACGAGTGCTCGATGGCGCTGGTCGCCGGGGTGTCGGTGATGTCGGTGCCGACGATGTTCGTGGAGTTCAGCAGGCAGCGGGGGCTGGCCGTCGACGGACGGTGCAAGGCGTTCTCGGCAGCCGCGGACGGTACGGCCTGGGGCGAGGGCGTGGGCGTCCTGCTGCTGGAGCGCCTGTCCGACGCGCGGCGCCTCGGGCACCAGGTGCTGGCCGTGGTGCGGGGTACGGCAGTCAACCAGGACGGCGCCAGCAACGGGCTCACGGCCCCGAACGGTCTCGCGCAGCAGCGGGTGATCCGGCAGGCGCTGGCCGCCGCCCAGATGTCCGCCGACGCCGTCGATCTGGTGGAGGCGCACGGCACGGGCACTTCGCTGGGCGATCCGATCGAGGCGCAGGCGCTGCTGGCGACGTACGGCCAGGACCGGCCGGCCGACCGGCCGCTGTGGCTTGGCACGGTCAAGTCGAACATCGGCCACACCCAGACCGCCGCCGGTGTCGCCGGGGTCATCAAGGCGGTGATGGCCATCCGCCACCGTACGCTGCCGAGGACGCTGCACGTGGACGAGCCGACCCCGCATGTGGACTGGTCGGCCGGTGCGGTGTCGCTGCTGGCCGAGCCGCTGCCGTGGCCGGAGACGGGACGCCCCCGGCGGGCCGGTGTCTCGTCCTTCGGCATCAGCGGCACCAACGCCCACGTGATCGTCGAACAGGCGCCGGACGCACCGCCCCGGGAGGAGGCCGACCCAGCCGTTCGCCACGGCCTCACCGGCACCGCGCCGACGCCGCTGCCCTGGGTTCTGTCGGCCAGGAGCGGCCAGGCCCTCCGGGCCCAGGCGGAGCGGCTCCGCGCCTTCCTCGACGACCGCCCCGAGGCCCGTCCCGCCGACGTCGGCGTGGCGCTGGCCACGCTCCGGGCCGGGCTGGAGCGGCGGGCCGTGCTCTTCGCGGCGGACGAGGAGGGGTTCCGGCGGGCGCTGGACGCCCTCGCGGCGGACGAGCCGGACCCCGACACCGTGACGGGCACGGTCGCGGAGGGCGAGTGTGCTTTCCTCTTCCCCGGACAGGGTTCCCAACGCGTCGGCATGGGGCGGGAGTTGTACGAGACGTACCCCGTCTTCGCCGCGGCGTTCGACGCGGTCTGCGAGCGGCTGGAGACGGCGACGCCGCTCAAGGGCGTGGTGTTCGGGGCCGACCAGGAGCTGCTGGACCGCACCGAGTACGCGCAGCCCGCCCTGTTCGCCGTCGAGGTGGCGCTGTTCCGGCTGCTGGAGTCCTGGGGGGTGCGCCCCGACTATCTGCTGGGGCATTCGGTCGGCGAACTCGCGGCCGCTCATGTCTCCGGCGTCCTCTCCCTTCCGGACGCCTGCCGGCTCGTCGCGGCGCGCGGGCGGCTGATGCAGGCGCTGCCGCCGGGCGGCGCCATGGTCTCGGTGCGCGCCGCCGAGGCCGAGGTGCGCGAGTCGCTGACCGGCTATGACCAGGTCGCCGTCGCGGCCGTCAACGGCCCGGAAGCCACGGTGATCTCGGGCGCCGAGGCGGAGGTCGCCGCGGTCGCGTCGCGCTGGGAGGAGGCCGGCCGCCGGGTGAAACGCCTCAGGGTCAGCCATGCCTTCCACTCGCCGCTCATGGACGCGATGCTCGAACCGTTCCGCCGGGTCGCCGAGAGCGTGTCGTACGAGCCCCCACGGATCGCGATCGTCTCCGACCTGACCGGCCGCGTCGTCGGCGCCGCCGAGATCCGCACGGCCGACTACTGGGTGCGGCACGTCCGCGAGTGCGTACGGTTCCACGACGGGATGAGCCGACTGGCTGGCCAGGGCGTCGCCACCTGCCTGGAGCTCGGACCGGCGGGGGCGCTGTCCGCCATGGGGCAGGAGTCCGTCTCCGCGTCCTGCGCGCTGATTCCGCTGCTGCGCGAGGGCCGGCCGGAAGCCGCCTCCGTGCGCTCGGCCGTCGCGTCCGGCCATGTGCGTGGCGTCGCGGTGGACTGGACGGCGCTGCTCCCGGCCGGGGCCCGGCGGGTGGACCTGCCGACCTATCCGTTCCAGCGGCAGCGGTACTGGCTGGACGGCGGCGCCCCAGCGGGTGACGTCACCGCTCTCGGCCTGAGTTCGGCCGGACATCCGCTGCTGGGCGCCGCCGTGACACCCGCCGACCACGACGGGCTGGTGCTGACCGGCCGGCTGTCCCTGGCGGGGCAGCCGTGGCTCGGTGGACATGTGGTCGGTGACACCGTCCTGTTGCCGGGGACCGCCTTCGCCGAGCTCGCGCTCCGGGCCGCCCAGCTGACCGGCTGCGACCGCCTCGACGAACTCGCCCTGGAGACCCCGCTCGTCCTGCCCCGCGACGGGTCCGTCCAGCTGCAGCTGACGGTCGGGGCCCCTGACGACCGGGGACGGCGGCCACTGGAGATCTACTCCCGCCCCGGCGACGCGACGGCCGACCAGGAGGCGGACGGCTGGACGCGGCACGCACGCGGAGCCCTCGCGGCCACCCATGAGGCGGCCACCCGCGAGGCGGCCACGGACGGGTGCGCCTGGGCCTCGGCCTGGCCACCGCCGCACGCGGAACCGCTCGACGTGACCGGTCTCTACCCGGGCCTGGCCGAGGCGGGCTTCCGCTACGGCCCCGCGTTCCGGGCGGTACGGGCCGCCTGGGCGGTCGGCGACGACATCTACGCCGAGGTGGCTCTTCCGGAGGAACACCGGACCGAGGCCGGGCGGTACGGCCTCCACCCCGCCCTGCTCGACGCCGCGCTGCACCCGGTCTCGCTGCTCGCCGAACCCGGCCGGGCGGCGGCCCGTCTGCCGTTCCTGTGGACGACGGTACGGCTGCACGCGGCCGGCGCCGACACCGTCCGGGTACGGCTGTCGCCCTCGGCCGAGGACGCCCTGTCCGTGGAGGTGGCGGACGAGACCGGAGCGCCGCTGCTCTCGGTGGAGTCATTGCTGTTCCGTCAGGTGTCCGAGGAACAGTTCGCCGGTGCGGCGCGGGCCGCGCTCCGCCGTTCGCTGTTCCGGACCGTGTGGTCCCCGGTCGAACCGGCCGCCGGGGACGCGGCTGCCGGGGACACGTCTGCCGCGCCGGACATCCGGATGTGGGACGACGCGGTGGCCTCGGCCGGGCCGCCGCCGGACGTGGTGGTGGTCCCCGCTCCCGTCCCCGGCGGGGATGACCCGGCCACCGCGGCGCACACCGCCACCCGACAGGTGCTGGCGGCGCTCCGGTCCTGGCTGTCCGACGAACGGTTCGCGGGCACCCGGCTCGCCGTGGTGACCAGCGGGGCGGTCGCGGTGTCGGAGGAGGAGACCGCCGACCCGGCGGGAGCGGCGGTATGGGGGCTGGTGCGGTCGGCGCAGTCCGAGCACCCGGGCCGGATCGTGCTCGTGGACCTGACCAGCTGTGACGATGTGCACGGCCCGGGGCTCACGGGCGCACTGGCGGCCGTACTGGCCTCCGGGGAGCCGCAGATGGCGGTACGTGGCGGGACGGTTCTGGTTCCGCGGCTTCGTGGTGTGTCGGTGTCGGAGGGTGGGGAGGTTTTCGGGGCTCGGGGTGCGGCGTTGATTACGGGTGGTACGGGTGCGTTGGGTGGGGTGGTGGCTCGGCATTTGGTGGTGGAGCGTGGTGTGCGGCGGTTGGTGTTGGTGAGTCGGCGGGGTGTGGAGGCGCCGGGTGCAGTGGGGCTGCGGGAGGAGTTGTTGGAGCTGGGTGCTGAGGTGTCGGTGGTGGCGTGTGATGTGGGGGATCGTGGGGCGTTGGCGGGTGTGGTGGCGGGTGTGGGGGATTTGGCGTGGGTGGTGCATGCGGCGGGGGTGCTGGATGACGGTGTGGTTGGTTCGTTGACGGCGGAGCGGTTGGATGCGGTGTTGCGTCCGAAGGTGGATGCGGCGTGGTATCTGCATGAGTTGACGGCGGGGTTGGATCTGTCGGCGTTCGTGCTGTTCTCGTCGGCGTCCGGCACTCTGGGTGGCCCGGGGCAGGCCAACTATGCGGCGGCCAACGCCTTCCTGGACGCTCTTGCCGGCCGGCGCCGCGCCCATGGCCTGCCCGCGCTCTCCCTGGCCTGGGGCCCCTGGGAGCAGGGCGCCATGGGCATGGCCGGCGAGCTCTCGCGGGCGGACGCCGAGAGGATGCGGCGCGCCGGGCTCGGTGCGCTGTCCGCCGACGAGGGGCTTGCCCTCTTCGACGCCGCCCTCCCCGCGCGGGACTCCGTGCTGCTGCCGATGCGGCTGGACACCGCCGCGCTGCGCCACCGCCCGGACCACGTCCCGCCGCTGCTGGCCGACCTCGTCCCCGCGCCGGTGCGCCGTGCGGCCCGTGCGGCCTCCGGCAGCGCGGTACGGGACCGGCTGCGCTCCCTGCCCGCGGACCAGCGGGACCAGGCCCTGCTCGACTTCGTCCGTCGGCAGACCGCTGCGGCGCTGGGTCACCGCTCCTCGGACGGCATCGATCCGCAGCGCCCGTTCGGCGAGTTGGGCTTCGACTCGCTGACCGGTGTGGACCTGCGGAACCGGCTCAACGAGGCCACCGGACTCCTGCTTCCGGCGACGTTGGTGTTCGACTATCCGACGCCTGCGGCGCTGGCGGCTCAGCTGGGTGGTGAGCTGTTCGGTGGTGAGGCGGATGCCGTTGTGGTGCCGTCGTCGGGTGCGGGGGTGGCGAGTGATGAGCCGTTGGCGATCGTGGGGATGGCGTGCCGTTTCCCGGGTGGGGTGGAATCCCCCGAGGGGTTGTGGGACCTGGTGGCCTCCGGCGGCGACGGGGTGTCCGTGTTCCCGGTGGACCGGGACTGGGACGTGGAGGCGCTCTACGACCGGGACCCGGGACGCTGGGGGAAGAGCTATGTGCGCGAGGGCGGCTTCCTCTACGGGGCTGCGGAGTTTGATGCGGAGTTCTTCGGTATTTCGCCGCGTGAGGCGGTGGCGATGGATCCGCAGCAGCGGTTGTTGCTGGAGGTGGTATGGGAGGCGTTGGAGTCCGGTGGGTTGGTGCCGGGTGAGCTGCGTGGGCGTGATGTGGGTGTGTATGCGGGGGTGATGTATTACGACTATGCGTCCCGGCTGGGGGTTTTGCCTGAGGGTGTTGAGGGTTATGTGGGGACGGGGAATACGGCGAGTGTGTTGTCGGGGCGGGTGGCGTATGCGCTGGGGTTCGAGGGTCCGGCGGTGACGGTGGATACGGCGTGTTCGTCGTCGTTGGTGGCGTTGCATATGGCGGGTCAGGCGTTGCGGGCGGGGGAGTGTTCGATGGCGGTGGTGGGTGGTGTGACGGTGATGTCGTCTCCGGGGACGTTTGTGGAGTTCAGCAGGCAGCGGGGGTTGGCTGTTGATGGGCGGTGCAAGTCGTTTGCGGGGGCGGCGGATGGGACGGGGTGGTCGGAGGGTGTGGGGGTGTTGGTGGTGGAGCGGTTGTCGGAGGCGCGGCGGCGGGGTCATCGGGTGGTGGCGGTGGTGCGGGGTAGTGCGGTGAATCAGGATGGTGCGTCGAATGGGTTGACGGCGCCGAATGGTCCGTCGCAGCAGCGGGTGATTCGGCAGGCGTTGGGTCGTGCGGGTGTGGTGGCGGGTGAGGTGGATGTGGTGGAGGGGCATGGGACGGGGACGGTGTTGGGTGATCCGATTGAGGCGCAGGCGTTGCAGGCGGTGTATGGGCGGGAGCGGTCGGGTGGTGAGCCGTTGTGGTTGGGGTCGGTGAAGTCGAATATTGGGCATGCGCAGGCGGCGGCGGGTGTGGCGGGTGTGATCAAGATGGTGATGGCGATGCGGCACGGGGTGCTGCCGGGCACGTTGCATGTGGATGAGCCGTCGCCGCATGTGGACTGGTCGTCGGGTGGGGTGTCGCTGCTGAGGGAGGCTCGGGAGTGGCCGGAGGTGGGTGAGCGTCCGCGTCGGGCGGGGGTGTCCTCGTTCGGGATCAGCGGTACCAACGCTCACGTCATCCTGGAACAGGCCCCCGAAACCGGCCCCACCGAAACACAGCGGGAAGCGATCACCCCGGAAACCCGGGATAGCCCGGAAACCACCGTGACCCCGGAAATCTCCGAGATCTCCGAAACCTCCGAACCGCCCGACCGTGACCGCACCCGGCCAGTCGTTCCCCTTCTGCTCTCCGCGCGCTCCGCCCAGGCCCTCCGCCGGCAGGCGCTCCGGCTGCGCGACCACCTCATCGCCCACCCGGGACTGCGCCCGGTCGACGTCGGCTGGTCGCTGGTGTCCACGCGGAGCTTCTTCCCCTTCCGGGGCGCGGTGGTGGCCGCCGAGCGCGCCGACGTCCTACAGGGCCTGTCGGCGCTGTACGACGACCTCCCCGCCGCGAACACCTTCCACGTGAACGCGACCGCGACCGCCACCGCCACCGACCGCGGGACGGCCTTCGTCTTCACCGGCCAGGGCGCCCAACGGGTCGGCATGGGACGGGAGCTGTACGACACGTATCCCGTGTTCGCCGAGGCGTTCGACGCGGTGTGCGACCGGGTTCCGCTGCCCCTGAAAGACGTGGTGTTCGGAGCCGGCCAGGAGCTGCTGGACCGTACGGAGTACGCCCAGCCCGCCCTGTTCGCCGTCGAGACCGCCCTGCTCCGGCTGCTGGAGTCCTGGGGCATCCGCCCCGACTGCGTCATGGGCCACTCCCTGGGCGAGCTGACCGCCGCCCACGCCGCCGGGGTCCTCGACCTGGACGACGCCTGCGCGCTGGTGTCCGCCCGTGCCCGGCTGATGCAGGCCGCGCCGGACGGCGGCGCCATGGTGGCGATCCGGGCGAGCGAGGAGGAGGTGCGGGAGTCGCTGGTGGGCCTCGAGAGCTTCGTGAGTGTCGCCGCCGTCAACGGCCCGGCCGCCACGGTCGTCTCCGGTGACCTCGACGCCGTACTGGACATCGCCGACCAATGGGTCGCCGAGGGACGGCGCACCCGGCGGCTGAGGGTCAGCCACGCGTTCCACTCGCCGCACATGGAGGACATGCTGGACGAGTTCCGCGCCGTCGCGGACGGACTGACCTACCGCCCGCCGAGCATCCCCCTGGTGTCCAACCTCACCGGGGTGCCGGTGCCCGCCGAGGAGGTGTGCTCGGCGGACTACTGGACACGGCACGTCCGCGAGACCGTACGGTTCCACGAGGGCGTGCGGTCGCTGCGCGACCTGGGCGTACGGACCTGTCTCGAACTGGGCCCGGACGGCGTGCTGTCGGCGATGGCCCAGGACTGCCTGGCCGACGTGGCGGACGCGGACGACATCCTGCTGGTGCCCGTCCTCCGAAGCGGCCGCCCCGAGGCCGAGGCCCTGGTCGGCGCGGTGGCCCAGGCGTCCGCGCACGGCGTCCGCGTGGACTGGTCAGCGCTGTTCGCGGGAGCGCGCACGGTGGAGCTGCCGACCTACGCGTTCGCCCGTGACCGCTACTGGATGCGGGACGGCCGGGCGGACCAGCCCGCACCTCAGGAACGGGAGGACCGCTTCTGGGCGGCCGTGGAGTGCGGAGACCTCGGGACACTGGCCGAGGCGCTGGGCGTCACGGACCCGGACGGGCGAGCCACGCTCGACGCCGCGCTGCCCGCGCTGTCGGCTTGGCGGGCACGGGACCGTTCCCAGGACCTCCGCGACGGTCTGCGGTACCGGATCGGCTGGGAGCCACTGCCCGGCGTCGATGCCGACGGCCCGCCCGTGCTCGACGGAACCTGGCTCCTGGTGGTGCCCGGACAGCGGGGCACGGATGCCGTCTTGAGCGAGGGTGCGGCTCTGGGCGCGGATGCCGCCCTGGACGGGGACGGTGCCCTGGACGGGGACGCCGTCCCGGACGAGGACGACGTGGTCCGACGCGTGGCCCGGGGCCTGGAGCGGCACGGTGCGCGGGTCCGGCTGGTGACGGCGGACGGTGACTCACTCACCGAGTCCCTGAAGGCGGCCTCGGCGGACGCGGTCCGGGGGATGGTGGCCCTGCCCCGGACCGGGTCCTGGGCCGTCGAACTGGTCCGTGCGGCAGACGAGCTGGGGCTTGAAGCCCCCCTGTGGTGGCTGACCCATGGTGCGGTCGGGGTCGCCCCCTCCGAGCCCGCGCCCTCGGCCTCGGCGGCGCTGCTGTGGGGGCTCGGCCGGGTGGCCGCGCTGGAGCACCCCGAGCGGTGGGGCGGTCTCGTGGACCTCCCCGAGCGGCTCGACGCACGCGCGCTGACCCGGCTGTGTCGTGTCCTCACGAGCTCGACCGGTGAGGATCAGGTGGCCATCCGCTCCGCCGGAGCCCTCGGCCGCCGTCTGGTGCGCGCGGACGCCCAGACTGAGCGGAACACCCAGAACCCCCAGAACCCCCAGAACACCCAGAACCCCCAGAGCATCGAGAACCCCCAAAGCGCCGAGAACACGGAGAACACCGAGAACACCGCGGGACCGCGGTGGAATCCGGCCGGTACGGTGCTGGTGACCGGCGGCATTGAGGGCGTGGGTGCGCACGTCGCCCGCTGGCTGGCGGCCGACGGCGCGCGGCATCTCGTCCTGACCGGGGACGGCTCGGACTCGCACGGCCTCGCGGCGGAGCTCGGCGCGGCCGGTGCACGCGTCACTGTCGCCTCCTGCCCGCTGGACGACCGCGACGCGCTGGCGCGTCTGCTGGCGGAGTACCCGCCGGACGCCATCGTCCACACCGAGGGCGTGGTCGAGGACCACCCGGTCGTCGGGCTGCCCGGCGCGCGGTACGACGAGCTGGTGTCCGGTCGGCTGGCCGGTCTGACCCATCTGTACGAGCTCGCCGAGGACCTCGAACTGTCGGCCTTCGTCGTCTTCTCGTCCATCACCGGCACGGTGGGCGGTGTCGGCCAGGCCGTACGGGCGATGACGGAGGCGTACGCGGACGCCCTGGCCGGGCGGCGCGCGGCCCGCGGGCTGCCGGTCACCTCCGTGGCCTGGGGGCCGTGGAGTACCGACGCGCTCGCCGGCC